The region AAGCAGTGACTGCTGTGAAATGTACAGGCTTCTATAGTGTTGTCCCTTGAGACGACATACTGTAATAACATGGTTGCTGAAATGGGAGGAATGTAGTTTTGTGAGATAatacatgtataaaatatactgtatatcaaagCAAACAGACAGAGTACTCAGCTAACTCAACGCACTAACTGCCATCTTATTGCTCAGtgctggaaaggaaaatgtctACACGACAAAGCAGAGAAGAGCTCATCAAGAAAGGAGTACTGAAGGACGTTTACGAGAAAGGTCAGTCTTCATCGTGTACAAacttaatgtattcaaatttaCTAGCAGTGGAATATCATGGCTTCAATTGTTACTACAGGCAACAGACTTTACTTACTGTTCATATTTTATGCCTTCACAATATGGTTTAGGTCAATATTGATCTGGATCAAGAATCCCCTTATAAAAGTGTCTGTGACAATaaactacatatatatactgtatttagaatgtctTAATAACCTACAGCATGTCATATTTATAAATGCATGAATAATCCTTAGTATTTCAAAGAGCAGAAGGATCGGCGTTTTACACTCTACCATTACATTTATGTGCTGTTTTGCTCAATTTGAGCACTGCCTGTATGGGACAGAACAGGGTTATGGTAGCTTGaaatattgccccccccccaatgttCCACAGATGAAAAGCAGTCTCACATCAGGCCTGAACACACCAGCCACTATTAGAAGGTTCATTgtatacatgtacgtacatgtccTCCATTCTTGACCATAGTGACTGTGCTATTCCATGTTTGTCATTGAAATTACGACATTTTCCAATGGCTTAAAGGGAGGAATAGCAGTGATGTTGACAAAAAGACAGCAGTATGGAATATGGCCAGTCTTTTTGTTTTGAAGTCATTGAAATTACATCTTCTGCTGCCATTTTGCCTACTTGCTGTGGAAGGGAAGACCAATGGCTCAGGTTTTCCAACATACTGTAAAACTCATCCAGACTTGACTAATGCAGTTTTTATGGACTTCCTTCTATGCACCTACATAaaactacagtatgtacattCTTTTCAGCTTCCTGGTTACTCACTTCTTGGACATGATATTGGCAACCAGGGTTGAGCTTTCTCTGCCTTTGTTCATCGCTGTACCAGACCAGCCACTGACCCCGTGGTCAGGCCGACACCCAGACATACACAGATTGGGCACACAGCTACCTTCTCTGTGCACTATGGCTCCATCGCCCTCCTAAAGTTCCTCTGTCAAATGTCTCACCAAGATGCTAACCTGATGGGCTTTGATCTGTTATGTGCTCCTCCATATACTGACTGTGGCCATGCTCCTTCAATCACCACATCAACTGCGCCTTGCCTGGTGCCAAAACATCATGGCCGAGCTGTAGAAACTGTTGCTGTTTGTCAACGATTCGCTCAGGGTTCCTAATCTGGTGGTGACAAGAAACAAAACTGGCCGTCTGTTGACCTCAAGAAAGCAAAGAGAGCAGTGATCCCAGACAAATACCCACTATACAAGAGCTGTCCACTAAGTTGCAAACTCACTACTTTTGTGACTCACCAAGAGGTTTTCCATTCCTAAACCTCGCAATACTGAAACTACGTCTGTGTGGCAAGGGTTCTATGCACTGTAGTCCCCAGCGCTTTGAGAGGGGGATTTAACATGGTCCTGGTCTGGTGAGGGGACAATGATAAGGGACGATGCCTCATCAGGGCAAGAATGGCTGTACCCCATCTCCACCTTTACAGGCCCTTCATCACTTCTTCCTGGTGGCCTATGAGCAGCCCGCCAGGTGTGCACTTCCTCTCCTTTTTAGCACATTGAGGTGTGCTTGACACCATCAGGACAGCCAGTATTGCAGACTGTGACAGTGTGATGCGTTTTGCCGTAAAACCCGCCGGGAGAGCACTCACTCTCCTCTGTTTGCACATCATCAGGACAGATCACATCATGATACGATGATGGAAATTAAAATCATATGAGCACAGAGtcattttttgttcttgaaCATAACCGCATTACTCCCATCCTCCTCCAGCCCCACTGGCTCCCCTGTCCATCACGGTAGACCCTACAAACTCACTGTAGACGACAAACTCATTCTCCTCCCATACAAAGCCCTCAATAACCTCCTCACGCTGCGACCTCTTGACTGCCATCACTAGAatcaagcaccgaaccttgggggaCCGAACTGTCACTATTTTTGCCAACAGCCTCTTTCTGGACCTCATGTAATAACCTgataaaacatgtcaaaaaagcTCTGCTCTGGGTCAAAATACATTAAACATTAGTGTTCATAtaattgtgtattttgcattaattaaataaaaatgtgtttaatgtgacGTATTTATTACTTACAACTTGTGACTGGCATCATTTTTTCTCTCTTGGTTCACCTGGTCTTGTTCTTGTGCTGTGCATTTGCAGACATCTCACCCACATCTTCACAGGAAGAGGAGAAGCTGCAGAATGGCAGTTCTCCTGTGCTTGAATGCAGCTTGTCAGAATCAGAAGGCGCTGAGCCGATGGAAggagcagcagcaacaggaGGTAGGCAACCAAAAATCTGCAGTATTGTCTGTGATGTCAAACTCTCAGtcagtccatccattttctgtactgctcaTCCTGATCAGGGTGATGAGGAAGCTAGTtgctatcccagttgacttggGATGAGAATCAGGGCACACTCTGGACTGATCACTTGTCAGTTATTTGACTGGCGTATTGGGACACAAAAGCGagcatattcatattcacatgGTCATTTAAAGTCTTCAGTTACCTGAACATACAACAAACCATTTAACACCACTGAGGTAATTCCTGTGCTTTTCTCCTTGGGCTCACTAGAGTTTGAGATCCCAAGTGAGGGCACAAGTCAACAGGACCACACCCATAAATTAATCCAGGCTCCACCTACAAAGAAGCCTTCATTATATTCAGGGGATGATGCTGAATCAACACTCCTCAGACGTCCCGTGGTACACAAGCAACCACCTGCGCTACCACCCAAACCTTTCACCAGGATACCAAATCACAGCACAGGTATACTTGTCTTTGCAACCTTATAATGGAAAATGAAAGTGATAGTGATAGTGCTTACGCTCTTCAATTTACAGATGGCACCCCGGTAAAGTTGCCGTGCATGTCGGTGAAGTTATCTCCGCCTCTACCTCCAAAGAAGCTCATGATCTCCGTACCTGCAGGGAGTATGGAACCCTCTTTACTCGCCTTCCAGAAGTGCTCCGCCCCTCCCAGCCAAGTTCCTGTCGGCGGGCACTCCATACAATATGGGACGCTTCCTGTTTCTCTTCATCCGCCCAGCCGAATCATTGAGGAACTCAACAAGACCTTGGCCCTAACCATGCAGAGGTTTGAGAGGTGAGGAACCATCCAgagagcagaaaaaaacatttttaaatgcatgttGACCATTCACATCATGTAATAAATGTAGCATAGCAACCACAAATGGATTACGTGATCAAGAAATTTTTCTTAATTTACTCAAGCACCGTCATCGGGCATGATAATGCAACAAAAATAGCTGAAAATGTTTGCAAAACTGAAGACAAACCAACTGGTTGACAAGCTCAGGCCACAAAAGTACCACAGTAGAAATTCCTCACACAGAAGAGGAACATCTTCAAGTAGTTGATCAAGGACAACACAAGGTTTTTGGGACCTCTGCACTCAACTTCCAATGACTTCCCAAGCATTTTCATGACCATTGCAAatagggacttttttttttgtgtgtgggtgaTGATGCCCTTCTCTTGGCAATGCCACTCGGAATTATCattcctttttcttttcttcagaTATGAGAATCAGATTTGAACTTTTGTAcactttcactttatttttgtatgctGCAGCTCTGGTGACCAACATTGCTATTAAAAGCTATGTGCATTAGTTATGACCAAATTCTGTCATGTGTCAAGATTTTAAGTCCTGCAACTCATAAAACTAACAATGTACTGTTTCTCACAACCTAAGCAATATTTAATGAACCATAAAAAAACCTCTTCCCTTTCCCATCAACTGCAGTTCTGTAATGCGTGCTGTTCCCACACTGATGATCGAATGTGACGACAAAGAGAATCTCCCCAATGAGGCAGATTGTGAGGATCTACCTGTTATGTACGGGGATGATGAAGAAGAgctagaagaagaagaggaagaactggatgaagaggaggatgaagaagaggaagatgaaACCATGTTCATAAGTAGGTGTTTTCTCAGATTTCTGTTTGTTACATGTGTCTGCTCactgtcaaacacacacactggggacctattatgctttttccacttttgtgacctatgactagttagaatgtcgtattcGCGTGTTGAAAACTTGTaggtgagccctgaaataagtttgagatggctctgaATATTCGCTTTGTGAGTTTTTTCTAAAACCGTCTTCTACAGGTGTAAGGGAAGGCAAAATTAGTTTACAGTTTACAGCTACTTACCATTCAGAAGTAAATGGAAGTGAAGAAACTCTTGAGAAACtccggactgtccagtctctgcTTCCGAATCAGATTCAGGATACAGCACATACTTTATGGCTGTATGtaaaaagcggacattttaaaaagataaatcgacGTTTATCATCACCTCCAATACCTTTATCAGCTACAATAAAGTTAAGATCAGCAGATATCCAGAAGTCCGCCTGAGCACctcaaccacagcagagtgggcgtgccgagaggcgggctgtgggtggaataaactaaaacatacctttttcacaggaagcacaaaatccaaagaaggctggaataggtgcagattctggaagatgtagaaagctttctatgctggTTATCCTGTGTTGATTTTCTATaaaagtccacaactcaaaacaaagggctgaaaatgagcaaaataggtctcctttaattaAACAAGTCACCAAGTTTGTACCTCTAAAACGGTGCAAGGTAATTGTGTTGAAAAGTCTACGTCAACTTGTGGCCCACAAGCCACATCCATTGATTATTAATGGATGAGGTTGTTGTAAAATTGGACCTTTGCAAGACTCTGAACTTTAGTGGCTTGCTGCAGTACAGGTAATACAAGTCTGTAAACAGTGACTAATAAACACTAAATTAATATATCAAATAACAGATGACTTAGGATACAATATTCATTATATTTCACAATAGCATATGGCCTTCATTTCTAATTAACAATATTTTCAATGTAGGCACACTGGCCCTGAAGGTGTTACGAAAAGACTCTCTGGCCATCAAACTGAGTAACCGTCCATCAAAGAGAGAGCTGGAGGAGAAGAACATTCTACCACTGCAGTCAGATCAGGAGAGATTTGAGTCCAGGCAGCAAACCGCAACCAAACTCACCAGGTGGGGACACTATCAACAAGTtagaatctccgcttgggcacctcagcgtggagtttgcatgttctccacatgcTTACGTCGGTTTTACAGAAAGTAATTGAGAACCGCTGGGTTAAGGTGATCCAATCACATTGCCTCATTGCCTTATTCAGTGCTCTTCGTCAGTTAGGTTATccatgaaaacaacaacaacttcctTGGACCTCAAatacaaatgtacttttttcagACGACTGAGTCAACGTCCAACTGCAGAGGAACTGGAACAGAGGAACATCCTGAAACGTAGGTGACTTTGGatgctaaaaatagaacagaaaagacaaaaacaattatGTGATAGAGTTTTTCATGTCCCCTCTAGCACGAAATGATTTTGAGGAGCAAGAAGAGAAGCGGGAGATCAAGAGACATTTATCCAAAAAGGTAAGCAGCATCTGAAAACATCTTCAGCTTTGTTCTTGTTTGTGAAATTACTAGtcaataaaatacatgtttttaataatgtgccTGTAAAGAACAAACGGCACATATTTTATCTGACTTGTTAAGTgttatgcattttatttttgtacgtCCTGTTAACTTCAAAGTATATTATGAAAAGACCGATGCCCGTCTGATCTGTGTATAACAGATCTGATTTAACTGTGCAGTTGTCCCTAatttatagcggttaattggttccagacccgtcCGCGTGAAATTAATTTCTCCAATATagaattcaatgttaataaattgaatactttcgtagttagagcatataaaacctgttaatGAAGTTCTAAATGAGgtctttaacattattggagccctatAGACAATAAATGATTGGTCTGTTGTCACCTTTCTaatcctattattcattgtttacatcacattgcaactcTTATGATGCAGGGACTCGAGCAAGCTGACCAGTTGgtctcaaatttatttcttatgttttgttgttggagagttatgccaaaaatgtaccacttccacatgggatgggaggataacttttttttctccaccctGTCATGTCTTAAGGTTGTTTAATGTTATGTAAGagctcaatgttttgtgtcaataCTGCTGCCTCGTGACCAGAATACGACATATCACttgtgcttaaatatgttaattaatttatttaaaaaagtgtaatataAAGAGAGCGATGAACGGCGATATtgcaagggacaactgtattgCTCATATGGTTCTGAGCAGCCGTATCCTTTCCGATAAAATAGCAAGTTTGTTTTCCCAACGATAAACCCAACACAAACCCGCATTCAACTTAGCATTTCCATTGTATCGACAATTGAATAACTGTATCCATAACAACAGTATCCATAATCTAGCTAAAAATGTGTTGAATTGAGCTAGTTTGTGTTTATGGCTCACACTCAACCCTTCCTCCCACCTCTAGCTCAGCCAGAGGCCCACAGTGGAGGAGCTGAGAGAAGCAAAGATCCTCATCCGGTTTAGTGACTACGTGGAGGTCGCTGAGGCTCAGGACTATGACAGAAGGGCTGACAAGCCCTGGACTAGATTAACAGCTGTGGACAAGGTTCCTGCATAATGACTTAAATATTCTTTCCTTAACATTGACACATTATTAATTTatctttatttgttttcttaatGTCATTCCAGGCTGCCATAAGGAAAGAACTGAATGAGTTTAAAAGCACAGAGATGGAGGTGCATGAGTCGAGTCGTCACTTAACTAGGTAAGAATGCAACTACATGATGATGtttgcaaataaaatacacatgcaTGTTGTGGTATATCACACACCGAACGCCACTTCAAACAAAGACAACCAAGGGTTTACTGTTacttatttcttaaatggatgcttgtgccacatagaaatgtgaaGCTCTCCAGTCATATTTAACTGGATAATAGCATACATTgcataaattatttaattgtttgtcttattttgcacaaatgtttatttgtgaaacgtatccagtggcatcacagtaaaGCAAGCACAATATGTTGATTAATTTCATGAAAATGTGACCTCATTTTGAAGGAAGAGCTATATCGGTATCGGATATTAATTGCTTGACAACATTGGTATATCGGGTATGAGTAAGAAAGCTAGTATCTAGCATCTCTactgttttttaaatcaccaaaGGAAGAAGTCTACCATCACTgtgaaaacaacacattttgaaggaaaatacattgaATATCGTTCAATGGTCCAGTAGCCTGCTCTCAAGCCAACAAAACATCCTATTCACAGACTAAAAACAAAAGTCCTGgcgaaaagaaaaaaatgccaaaTGTCTAAATACCTAAATTGAGACAGGAGAACGAATGCACGAGTGTGAAATGTACAGCAAAATGCAGTGCGCTGTCAGTACTCGGATATTGCACTCAAAACCACAAAAAATGATGAGAATGCAGTGATTGATCAATACTGCCTATAATTGTCGCCATCTTTGGCTATGTCCCGGATTGGGAAGAATTAAGTTAAAAATAATTGCGGCTGAAGAGCAGAGTGAAAAATAGTGAACAGATGAAAAACAGTTTTGAATTGGTCAAAATCTGCGTACTCAAGAACTTAGCATATAATATTACCAGTATTGCCTGTTTAAGTGTACTGACTGAAGTACACTACTCAATTtgaggcattcattcattcatattgccTCACAAAGCTAACTGTTAACCCTCTGTTATCCACTCACGAGTAGCCCCACCTCCACCATCTTGTGTGGATCATCTTGTAATCCAGCCTGTGTGGCACACAGAGACGAGCAGatgaaccacacacacacacacacacatttagcgTTTGACTAATCGATTTATTAATTATGGCAGGCCTATATATCTTTGTGTGTACACTGCTCTttctaaaaaacattttttgttgttgcaattAGTTGCATATACTGCATACTCTATCTAACGCTCTCATTTCTTCTGCAGGTTTCATAGGCCATAAACTGAAGTGGGAACTTGGTTGTATTTCTATTCTTACATACTATAAGTGAACACTGTCCAGACTGCTCGATGCTGCCCTTCTATTCCGGAACACCTCTATGGTGATGGCATACCACAGGCAGGCTGCCAAAAGACTATACACCTGTCAACTCGGGATTGGCATCTTTTTTCAGTGGAGATTTcagatttggaaaaaaaaaaagtttttttatgaTAGTGAACTTTGCACCTTTGTTTCTGAAGAAGTTATTTCAAGTCCAATGCCAATTTTGATGAGTTTGAGGAGGAAGGCtgaacataaaaacatgaatgaaaaaatcaatatactgtacatataaatgATTGCCATGATGGGCATCTGGCTATTTCGTCACTATGTCCTATGGTTTTGTTCAGGTCACAAAAGTATTTCAACTAACCCAGAGATGATTCTTTTCGAACAAGTGTTGCACCGTGTTGGGAATTGGATACTGGACATGAAAGCTATACAGTGAAACTCTGTTTGACTATTGTGACCTTTATTAAGAAAGGTCAATGTTTCTTGACCTTTTTATTGCTTCCAACTGAGTTAAACGCTCACCCCTTGCCCTGTTCTCCCAGAATGTCTCCAAATTAATCAGTGAACAAAGCAATAATCACAGATtctcatttatttgtttgtatgttgatacagtggtacctcggttaacgtCCGCCCCAGTTTGCCCATTTTGTGGttaatattcaaattttttgccaaaatgttgcctttgCACACTGTTTTAGAGTCCTAAACACCAGTTGTTTACGCCGTCATCTTGGATCATGCCCCAAATCTCGCAATAAATATACGCACCATTTTAGGACAACAGCGTTTGTTTATATCAGAGTTGTAGAAAGACGTACACGTTACATGATGTAAACACGTGGACCTAACAAAAGAGAAAGGCAATGGACGTGCTGAGACAAGGGTGAAAGACACCTGAATTTTACGGCTTAAAGACACGACCGTTGTCATTTCATAggtatgtaaatgtgactgAATGGCCCGCCACCGGCTGCGGTGTACATAAAGTACATCTACTCCAGTCCATCAAACCCAGCTGTGCATCAAGGGTGTTTCTGCCCATTTAATTTTACATCCATAGCTCTCCTGTGATTCCAACAAAACATAAGCATTCAAACCTACTCACCAGACACCTTACTTGCCAGCACACTAAACACGGCAAGTTAGATTTAGTTTTGATATTTagttttatatattaatttcattcattcattttctaccgcttattgaTAGTTTTATGGGTGTTTTTCCAACAAAACTGTGTAAAAGTGACGTTACATGCtcagttaattaattttgtacatttaaaacTACAATGATTATctacaaaatatgttttgtgttcacatttttggctgtctggaacagattaattggatttacattattttgtatggGAAAATTCGCTTTGGTTTGCGTCAGACCGTCtagaacagattaatgacgttaaccaaggcaccaatATAATCTCCTTGCAGAGTCTAGTTTCCCAATGATCAAAGCAAAGTTTGAATGCATCTCAGATTGCCGGCTGTTGACAGTTCAGTAACCCTCTGGTTCACTGTGCCTCTACAGCCACATTTACAGGGATTTCTCCATGTTTCATTTGATACACTATTTGTAGACACATACTTATGTCAATGATCAATATGAAACACTTACTATGATTTTACACATTAGTAACATAGTAGTTCAACATTTTTGTCTGCGTTTCTAAAACCAGGTTGTTGAAGTAGTAAGTACCTACAGTAAGTAGTACCAACAGTAGCCAAACTATTAGACAAAACAATGATTTATTTGTTAACTATTAGCATGTAGTCTGTTAAAGGAGGGCGTGTCTCTATGCAACTCTAAGCGGAGGCAAAAAAGTGAGGGGGCTGAAACCTCCCCTGACCAATCGCAAGGAGTAAGCATAGTGGCGGCAGGAGGCTGCTGAATTCGAGCATGTCAGCCAAGAGAAGTGTGTAAAATTTACCCTGTACACAACTTGAGATTTATGAAATAaatttattgaaataaatttACTGTAGTGTCCTACTGAGAGCCACTATCATTTTATCTCCCTGAAAAGAGCAGGATAAAATCCCTTTAAAGCTTAAAATAATAACTGCCTATTGTTTGCAAATTTTTGAAAACCAATCACCAGTTTGTCaaaattgctgtttttattaagTGTATATTGTTTACAGTCAATTCAGAATCATTCGTCACTTGTGATTTCATTAAATGAGAACAGATGGATGTTTTTGTGTATGaaattgtgtgagtgtgtgtgtgtttatgggcAATCGTGAGTAATTCTACTTGCTTGCATGTACAGAATTATACTTGTAAATAAAGAAAGTAAATTACTTTCAaatgtttttgcaaaaaaaagaacaaatgcaTGTGAGTATTATTTATTGTGAGTCTTCAatgatgtatgttttttaaagaaaaaaaatggttgcctgtttgtctttttgaaaCACTCACACTTACCGCTCTATGAGACATGTCTTCTTCTGAAGTCGCTCCCAATGTTCAAGTCCGTTAAAATGATTCCTCATTTTATCCAACAGTTTTTGTGCAGTCATGAACTGTCCAGTTGGGAGCTTCTTATCAGAGTCAAGTGAATTGCTGTTGCATCATGGGAAGGCAATAATCGGAATTCCTCACAGGTTACATGGCATGCATTGGGGTGCCACAATATTTGTGCCATAGATCAATTGCTTTAGTCACAATTGCATCCGTGTTCTCCTGCGGCATCTGTATAGGAAACTCATTGTTAGGACAATAAGACAATATCTACCTAACTTGATTGAAGTGTTCTTTTTTTACAATAGTGTAGTTGTTTACTTACATCACACAGAAACTTGGCCACGCCCTCTGGTCGGCTGATTCCCAGCAGAATAATTTTATAGCTGAGTAGTATTTCCAGGGCTACAAACACCAGGATCTTACAGGAGCCACTGATCACCTTGTCCCACACTctggaaaatgtatttatgtacaatatATCATCTGCTTTTTCTTTATGAAAGCATTAACATCTATGCTCCATTTGATTTCAACAGAAAATGAAAGTCAAACTTTTTTTATAGGGACAAACATTGGTATAACTTGGCCAAACAGGAAttgcagtaaaaataaaaagggcaattattattatttaagggGGCTTAAATGTGATTTCTggatcattttaaacatttgttAAACCTGCCAAATCAAGTTGATATCAAAGAGCCAAGTCACACATTCCTCCAAGACTTCAAGTTTTCACTGACGGACTTCAGACGGACCTGTCCATGTGCCTCCTTGTGCAATGAAACCTTGCAGGCACTGTAGGTTATTAATCCATTACGGTGAAGTGTGAAAATACACTTGGTTACACACGTACTGTGCGAGGTCTTTCAAACCTTGTTCAGTATCTCACATCTCACTATTGGGGAGGTGCCTTCTGGCATGAACAATTACAGAAGCTCCAGAAGTCTTTGATGTAAGGGGGCAGCCTGTCACCCTCTAAAAGCACCTGCAGGGTACATCACTGGCATGGTTGCTTTCTTCCCTGTGAAGATCACAGCTGTTCCTCAGCAAACCTGTCACTgtagttggttaatatgcaagtcacattatgtaaatgtaacatccatccatgttcttcCATTTAGCCAGGTCCGGATTGCAGGGGCAGAAGTCTAAGTAGGGAAGCCTAGACTTCCCGGCCCCCGGTCTAATCTAATAAATGCAacattgttgatgttttttcgAGGGCTTTATAGGCAGTATAGGTGCTTCCTATTAAATTGTTAGCCACCTTGTGCTAGTTGTTTTTCTCGAGAACATGGGGAAAAGGGAGAGACgcgtgtttgtttatgtttcacataaagattgtggatgttgggcaaaatgtaaaatgttcagTTTTCCTAGAAATGTGCAGCAGAGTTTATTGACAGCCTGTTCCTTTTTAACTATCAATCAGTGgacgtacagtatgtatgttacCACTGTTACACATGTGTAATCGTATAAATTACTACTTTTCAGGAAATGCTTAGTGCTTGTTTTGAAAATGGTGCTTTGCTAATTTCTTGCCACATATTAAGCATACAGGCAAGCCAGCATCGTCAGCACAGACGACATACAGTTGGAATCTGTAGTTGCAGATTTAAACACTATTTTCTTCTGAAATGTTTCTTTATTGGCCTTCATGGTTATCATACCATGGGGAAAACAGACGTCTGGCTCATAGCCCACTGCACAAAGGCAGGCACAcaccggcttccccttcctttactttgctcatccaatcaccagtcagaactcagctaGGATGCATTCACGGTCTTAGATAGTTGGGCATTTTTAACTCATTTCAAGGCT is a window of Doryrhamphus excisus isolate RoL2022-K1 chromosome 5, RoL_Dexc_1.0, whole genome shotgun sequence DNA encoding:
- the LOC131129677 gene encoding phosphatase and actin regulator 1-like isoform X1: MAEAAPQEEDRRPIRRVRSKSDTPYINEARISLHLETAEEVERLAAMRSDSLVPGTHTPPIRRRSKFATLGRLFKPWKWRKKKSEKFKQTSAVLERKMSTRQSREELIKKGVLKDVYEKDISPTSSQEEEKLQNGSSPVLECSLSESEGAEPMEGAAATGEFEIPSEGTSQQDHTHKLIQAPPTKKPSLYSGDDAESTLLRRPVVHKQPPALPPKPFTRIPNHSTDGTPVKLPCMSVKLSPPLPPKKLMISVPAGSMEPSLLAFQKCSAPPSQVPVGGHSIQYGTLPVSLHPPSRIIEELNKTLALTMQRFESSVMRAVPTLMIECDDKENLPNEADCEDLPVMYGDDEEELEEEEEELDEEEDEEEEDETMFISTLALKVLRKDSLAIKLSNRPSKRELEEKNILPLQSDQERFESRQQTATKLTRRLSQRPTAEELEQRNILKPRNDFEEQEEKREIKRHLSKKLSQRPTVEELREAKILIRFSDYVEVAEAQDYDRRADKPWTRLTAVDKAAIRKELNEFKSTEMEVHESSRHLTRFHRP
- the LOC131129677 gene encoding phosphatase and actin regulator 1-like isoform X2, with translation MAEAAPQEEDRRPIRRVRSKSDTPYINEARISLHLETAEEVERLAAMRSDSLVPGTHTPPIRRRSKFATLGRLFKPWKWRKKKSEKFKQTSADISPTSSQEEEKLQNGSSPVLECSLSESEGAEPMEGAAATGEFEIPSEGTSQQDHTHKLIQAPPTKKPSLYSGDDAESTLLRRPVVHKQPPALPPKPFTRIPNHSTDGTPVKLPCMSVKLSPPLPPKKLMISVPAGSMEPSLLAFQKCSAPPSQVPVGGHSIQYGTLPVSLHPPSRIIEELNKTLALTMQRFESSVMRAVPTLMIECDDKENLPNEADCEDLPVMYGDDEEELEEEEEELDEEEDEEEEDETMFISTLALKVLRKDSLAIKLSNRPSKRELEEKNILPLQSDQERFESRQQTATKLTRRLSQRPTAEELEQRNILKPRNDFEEQEEKREIKRHLSKKLSQRPTVEELREAKILIRFSDYVEVAEAQDYDRRADKPWTRLTAVDKAAIRKELNEFKSTEMEVHESSRHLTRFHRP